One stretch of Chryseobacterium fluminis DNA includes these proteins:
- a CDS encoding AAA family ATPase: MRLIDVLGLKNFRIFDDVEGFQEEMSSINILTGANNSGKSSIIKFLQLLRDSIKEGQSVFDLDLGLQEHLLGDFDNVLNNINNNIIQISLPFTFLGLTNLFVALSFEVQSKQKYKAKLREIKILDNEDESLLFSFGYVKASENDLSADNAEYKKKKEAKDREFKKLQKESDNIVFSQFIQLFPYDQLVGFIEWTIDFGKLKKELKKVFQFYKIYQNNENRGEWLEKMDGITFKEHVPFVPSILIKSFKDTIDLSTGEIFVDGLREDTVSDRRELRESDFDVDDYTPPPTIEEILYVSSGHIIKQQINWTCTDSSNISYNVLENCFKTSWDHLQQRILTVNYLSAVKEKNARVYSASGNSPFINLLKDYHAFGSNFPFMEKYLKKFEIGSNIVIDFQVKLQLISISVSNAIGNTRELVDFGYGIKQLILILIQICVLAKRNRREKEIPDNQFGNVTQVYYLPSLLLIEEPEANLHPKWQSLLAEMFLEANNKFNIQLIIETHSEYLIRNFQNLVAAKKLNGKRVKLFYLRNKAKSNTNIEQMSSLNISDDGSIDYNVFDSGFFDETTSLEHSLLNIQFVNDFNNLKEKNVQDGERINDLELRIDEYVNKLDISVYEGIISNNFDIHKLNSTTVKYLSSAELLLSTTDLNSDFSPVIIQYGRAIENELKILFSTVLRNRDLTMFEMQSFLKEFKNGRVNCGLRDFNNMRSRIPTIFTNPRNLKINLIHNLRTCRNSAAHAGQTKSRQQAENYIQVANEFLTRWISEKI, translated from the coding sequence ATGAGATTAATAGACGTTCTTGGTCTTAAAAACTTTAGAATATTTGATGATGTAGAAGGATTTCAGGAGGAAATGTCTTCTATCAATATACTGACGGGAGCAAATAATTCTGGCAAAAGTTCAATTATAAAATTCCTGCAGTTACTAAGGGATAGTATTAAAGAAGGACAATCAGTATTTGACCTTGATTTGGGTTTACAGGAACATTTATTGGGAGATTTTGACAATGTTTTAAATAACATAAACAATAATATAATTCAAATTTCACTTCCTTTTACTTTTTTAGGATTGACTAATTTGTTTGTTGCATTATCTTTTGAGGTGCAGTCAAAGCAAAAATATAAAGCCAAGTTAAGAGAAATCAAGATACTTGACAATGAAGATGAATCACTCTTGTTTTCATTTGGCTATGTGAAAGCAAGTGAAAATGATTTATCAGCAGATAATGCAGAATATAAAAAGAAAAAAGAGGCAAAAGATCGGGAGTTTAAAAAGCTTCAGAAAGAATCTGATAATATTGTTTTTTCACAATTCATACAACTTTTTCCTTACGATCAGCTAGTAGGGTTTATCGAGTGGACAATCGATTTTGGCAAATTAAAGAAAGAACTGAAAAAGGTTTTCCAGTTCTATAAAATTTATCAAAATAATGAAAATAGAGGAGAATGGCTTGAAAAGATGGATGGTATTACATTTAAAGAACATGTTCCATTTGTTCCTTCAATACTTATAAAATCATTTAAAGACACTATTGATTTAAGCACCGGGGAGATATTTGTTGATGGGTTGCGTGAGGATACTGTAAGTGATAGGAGAGAACTTAGGGAAAGTGACTTTGATGTAGATGATTATACTCCACCTCCAACAATAGAAGAGATTCTTTATGTATCTTCAGGTCATATTATAAAACAGCAGATTAATTGGACGTGTACTGACAGTTCAAACATTTCATACAACGTACTTGAAAATTGCTTTAAAACTTCTTGGGATCATCTGCAACAAAGAATTTTAACCGTCAACTATCTTTCGGCAGTAAAAGAGAAGAATGCGAGAGTTTATTCTGCATCTGGTAATTCTCCTTTTATAAATTTACTTAAAGATTACCACGCATTTGGATCAAATTTTCCGTTCATGGAGAAGTATTTAAAAAAATTCGAAATCGGATCAAATATTGTCATTGATTTTCAAGTAAAGCTTCAATTAATATCAATTTCTGTATCAAATGCGATCGGAAATACACGCGAACTTGTTGACTTCGGATATGGCATTAAGCAATTGATTTTAATATTAATTCAAATCTGTGTGCTAGCTAAACGTAATAGAAGAGAAAAGGAGATTCCCGACAATCAGTTTGGAAATGTAACGCAAGTATATTACCTTCCCAGCCTTCTATTAATTGAGGAACCAGAAGCTAACTTGCATCCTAAGTGGCAGTCACTTCTTGCAGAAATGTTTTTAGAGGCCAATAACAAATTTAATATCCAATTAATAATCGAAACTCACAGTGAATATCTTATTCGTAATTTCCAGAACTTAGTAGCTGCAAAGAAGCTTAATGGCAAAAGAGTAAAATTATTTTATCTTAGGAATAAAGCGAAGTCTAATACTAATATCGAGCAAATGTCATCTTTAAATATCTCTGATGACGGCAGTATCGATTATAATGTATTTGATAGTGGTTTTTTTGATGAAACAACTAGTTTAGAACATAGTCTCCTGAATATTCAATTTGTTAATGATTTTAATAATTTGAAAGAAAAAAATGTCCAAGATGGAGAAAGAATCAATGATCTAGAATTGCGAATTGATGAGTATGTTAATAAGTTAGATATCTCGGTTTATGAAGGAATTATTTCTAACAATTTTGATATCCATAAATTAAATAGTACCACTGTTAAATACCTATCTTCTGCTGAACTTTTGCTTTCTACGACAGACTTAAATAGTGATTTCTCGCCTGTTATTATTCAGTATGGTAGAGCAATTGAAAATGAATTGAAAATCTTATTTTCCACAGTTTTAAGAAACAGAGATTTAACAATGTTTGAAATGCAAAGCTTTTTGAAAGAGTTTAAAAACGGAAGGGTTAACTGTGGGCTTAGAGATTTTAATAATATGCGAAGTCGTATTCCTACAATATTCACTAATCCACGAAACTTAAAAATAAATTTAATTCATAATTTGAGAACTTGTAGAAATTCCGCTGCACATGCAGGACAGACCAAATCAAGGCAACAAGCGGAAAATTATATCCAAGTTGCAAATGAATTCTTGACGAGATGGATTTCAGAAAAAATTTAA